Part of the Macadamia integrifolia cultivar HAES 741 unplaced genomic scaffold, SCU_Mint_v3 scaffold3420, whole genome shotgun sequence genome, TATATGACTTATTTTGACTAAttcgaataaaaaaatttatttttgaaattacaTCAAGAAATATTAAACGTCTAGGCTGCTATAATGCATAAAGATCTCTAATGAGGTTCCAAACCATTACATATATAAGTAGTGCCTTATTATTTCTGTGTGAGCTTCAGGATATTTAATGGAGTACACCGGGTAGTACCAAAGAAGCAACCAGTCGCAAGCTGCAAGTTCGAgtgttgagatggatgtacTGTATCCCAGAAGATATCTGAAGTCCTATTTACACAAGGTAGGACATCTTCTTGGCACAGATAAGTTGTATAGTCTATAACACAACATGGCCCTCTATTTTTGAACCCTGCAACCACAGTGGATTTCTAGTTAATTATAGAATactagaaagaaaatttttcagTTAATTAGTGGCAATATCTCACCATATTTATAAGGGTTTTGGCTCAAGTCATAGAGGAATCCATAAATGTCTCCCAAAACAAAAGTTGAACCCTGGAGGCTAGTATTGAGTTCTTGTAACATATCTGGAAGGCCTTCATTGTAGAGAGATACTAACTGATTAACATCCTCAGCACATCCACTTGTTAGGTTTTTGAGGTATAATTCTGCTGGTGTACATCCAAGAGGGGTGACATTGAAAACCACAAACTTCCTGGCTCCCAAATTATAAAGATCCTGCAATTTTATAGCCACAATTGAGATTAAATGTGACTAGAAAAGAGCTTAAATCAGTTTCAAAATTCAAGGGTTGATGTGTTTATGTCAGTACCTGTAAATATTGTTTGAGTTTCTTCAAAAGGATGCCTGAAAATTGGTCCGGGGTGTATAGGTGACTACTATTGTAATATGCAGGTAGAAGATAGTTTGCAAAATAGTCATTGTTTCCTATCTCTACCACAAAAATTGACTTGGATAAGTACTCCAAAAgctctttcttggttttaaagTTCTTGGGCAAGTAATGGTTAACAGTCTCTTCGAAAAACTCAATCTGTTTCTGCAACTCTAA contains:
- the LOC122068124 gene encoding GDSL esterase/lipase 7-like → MANTFLMFLLSLCLFPHFFLAKSSSPLAPALYIFGDSIVDSGNNDFLNTTAKANYKPYGIDFPVGPTGRFTNGKTFADFLAQYLGLPLVPPYLGLSKTQKSKTVTGINYASGSAGILQETGKISYGKNLELQKQIEFFEETVNHYLPKNFKTKKELLEYLSKSIFVVEIGNNDYFANYLLPAYYNSSHLYTPDQFSGILLKKLKQYLQDLYNLGARKFVVFNVTPLGCTPAELYLKNLTSGCAEDVNQLVSLYNEGLPDMLQELNTSLQGSTFVLGDIYGFLYDLSQNPYKYGFKNRGPCCVIDYTTYLCQEDVLPCVNRTSDIFWDTVHPSQHSNLQLATGCFFGTTRCTPLNILKLTQK